In one Burkholderiales bacterium genomic region, the following are encoded:
- a CDS encoding malonyl-CoA synthase yields the protein MLFLKIPPKFSVTSFDNTLIKPVQMFKARQILNEMPSSIDPVTWLDAVLETDPGRIFIETPDGKTYTYRDLADISGRIASALAWRSVVAGDRVVAQVDKSPEAFMLSVACLRLGAVFVPLNPAHMIPELEYFLGDAEPRMVIVRPQDRETLAPIAHKLGVAYVETLGGGSEGSLMELAQARSNTDFPRFAGGPDEPTTLLYTSGTTGRSKGAMITRRNLASNAAALVKAWRFTQADVLLHALPIFHVHGLFIACNTVLAAGARMLFLAQFDADEVMRLMPRATVMMGVPTFYTRLLQHPNLTRKATAHMRLFVSGSAPLLAETHSQFEVKTGHCILERYAMTETLVNTSNPYEGKRLAGTVGFAVPGVEIRVVDPETGKRLSEPEAVGVLEVRGPNVFKGYWRNPEKTAAEFRPDGFFITGDVGKIDENGYVHIVGRAKDMIITGGYNVYPKEVEAEIDALPGVVESAVIGVPHPDFGEGVTAVVTKAKGAAIDERQVLKALDGRLANYKHPKRVLFVDDLPRNVMGKVQKNVLRETYSKLYEQRNSLK from the coding sequence ATGCTTTTCTTGAAAATTCCCCCTAAATTTTCTGTTACCTCGTTTGACAACACCCTTATCAAACCGGTACAAATGTTTAAGGCAAGACAAATATTAAACGAAATGCCGTCTTCTATTGACCCGGTCACTTGGCTTGACGCAGTCCTCGAAACCGACCCGGGGCGCATCTTCATTGAGACACCGGACGGAAAAACCTACACCTATCGGGACCTGGCCGACATATCGGGCCGAATCGCCAGCGCTCTTGCATGGCGTAGTGTTGTCGCGGGCGATCGTGTGGTAGCACAAGTTGATAAGTCGCCTGAAGCGTTTATGCTCAGCGTAGCGTGCTTGCGGCTCGGCGCGGTGTTCGTGCCGCTGAACCCCGCCCACATGATCCCGGAGCTCGAGTACTTTTTGGGTGATGCCGAACCGCGGATGGTCATTGTGCGCCCGCAAGACAGAGAAACGCTGGCGCCCATCGCGCATAAGCTGGGTGTGGCTTATGTTGAAACATTAGGCGGCGGGAGCGAGGGATCGCTCATGGAACTGGCTCAAGCGCGTTCCAACACGGACTTTCCCCGTTTCGCCGGCGGCCCCGACGAGCCGACAACACTGCTCTACACGTCCGGCACTACCGGCCGTTCCAAGGGTGCCATGATCACCCGCCGCAACCTCGCCTCCAACGCTGCAGCGCTGGTGAAAGCGTGGCGGTTTACCCAAGCCGACGTGCTACTGCACGCCCTGCCGATCTTCCATGTGCACGGCTTGTTTATAGCCTGCAACACGGTTCTGGCAGCCGGTGCGCGCATGCTCTTCCTGGCTCAATTCGACGCCGACGAAGTCATGCGTTTGATGCCTCGTGCCACTGTCATGATGGGTGTACCGACGTTTTACACGCGGCTGCTGCAACATCCCAATCTCACCAGGAAAGCTACGGCCCATATGCGCTTGTTCGTCTCCGGCTCCGCGCCGCTGCTGGCTGAGACGCACAGTCAATTCGAAGTTAAAACGGGCCATTGTATTCTCGAGCGCTACGCCATGACTGAAACGCTGGTCAACACCTCTAACCCGTATGAAGGAAAACGTCTGGCCGGTACCGTAGGCTTCGCAGTGCCGGGCGTAGAGATCCGGGTCGTCGACCCGGAAACCGGTAAGCGGTTGTCGGAGCCTGAGGCCGTCGGCGTGCTTGAGGTTCGCGGTCCAAATGTCTTCAAGGGCTACTGGCGCAATCCTGAGAAGACCGCGGCGGAGTTCCGGCCTGATGGCTTCTTCATCACCGGGGATGTGGGCAAAATCGACGAGAACGGCTATGTACATATCGTCGGCCGTGCCAAGGATATGATCATCACCGGCGGCTACAACGTATATCCGAAGGAAGTCGAGGCTGAAATCGACGCGTTGCCGGGTGTCGTGGAAAGTGCAGTGATCGGCGTGCCGCATCCCGACTTTGGGGAAGGGGTGACGGCCGTGGTGACAAAGGCAAAAGGAGCCGCGATCGATGAAAGACAAGTGCTCAAGGCTCTAGATGGACGACTGGCCAATTACAAACACCCCAAACGAGTGCTCTTTGTCGATGATCTGCCACGCAACGTGATGGGTAAGGTGCAGAAAAATGTGCTGCGCGAAACCTACTCGAAATTGTACGAGCAACGCAATTCCCTCAAGTGA
- a CDS encoding aspartate kinase, translating into MALIVQKYGGTSVGSVDRIKNVAKRVARFKAQGHQLVVVVSAMSGETDRLINLAKQIQGQPEARELDVMVSTGEQVTIALLAMALMDLGLKAKSYTGAQVKILTDNAHTKARILNIDEGNMRRDLEAGYVVVVAGFQGVDEKGNITTLGRGGSDTTGVALAAALKADECQIYTDVDGVYTADPRIVPEARRLKTITFEEMLEMASLGSKVLQIRSVEFAGKYKVRLRVLSSFQDEGDGTLITFEGDEKMEQAIISGIAFNRDEAKVTILDVPDRPGIAYQILGPISEANIDVDMIVQNVGHDGMTDFSFTVHRNDFVRAMKILKEQVAPHIGARAVTGDDKITKLSVVGVGMRSHAGIASHMFRTLAEEGINIQMISTSEIKISVVIDEKYLELAVRVLHKAFELEQTA; encoded by the coding sequence ATGGCGCTGATTGTACAGAAATACGGCGGAACCTCGGTCGGCAGTGTTGACCGCATCAAGAACGTGGCCAAGCGCGTCGCCAGGTTCAAGGCACAGGGCCATCAATTGGTCGTGGTTGTTTCCGCTATGAGCGGCGAAACCGACCGCCTGATCAACCTCGCCAAGCAGATCCAGGGACAGCCCGAGGCGCGCGAGCTCGACGTCATGGTTTCCACCGGCGAGCAGGTTACCATCGCGCTGCTGGCCATGGCGCTGATGGATTTGGGGCTGAAGGCGAAAAGCTACACCGGCGCGCAAGTAAAGATTCTCACCGACAACGCCCATACCAAGGCGCGCATACTTAACATCGACGAAGGCAATATGCGCCGCGACCTGGAGGCGGGGTATGTCGTCGTGGTCGCCGGTTTCCAGGGCGTGGATGAGAAAGGTAATATCACTACTCTTGGCCGTGGCGGATCGGACACCACCGGCGTAGCGCTGGCGGCGGCCCTGAAAGCAGACGAGTGCCAGATTTACACCGACGTGGACGGCGTCTATACCGCCGATCCGCGCATTGTGCCCGAAGCGCGGCGGCTCAAGACCATCACCTTCGAGGAAATGCTGGAAATGGCGAGCCTCGGTTCCAAGGTGCTGCAGATCCGCTCAGTGGAGTTTGCGGGTAAATATAAAGTCAGACTGCGCGTGCTTTCAAGCTTTCAGGACGAGGGCGACGGCACGCTGATTACTTTTGAGGGAGACGAGAAAATGGAACAAGCCATTATTTCAGGCATCGCGTTCAACCGCGACGAAGCCAAGGTCACGATACTCGATGTTCCCGACCGGCCGGGCATTGCCTACCAGATTCTGGGGCCGATAAGCGAGGCCAACATCGACGTGGACATGATTGTGCAGAACGTCGGCCATGACGGCATGACCGACTTTTCCTTCACTGTGCATCGCAATGATTTTGTCAGGGCGATGAAGATTCTCAAGGAGCAGGTGGCGCCGCACATCGGCGCGCGCGCGGTCACCGGCGACGACAAGATCACCAAGCTTTCGGTGGTGGGGGTCGGCATGCGCTCGCATGCCGGTATTGCCAGCCACATGTTCCGCACGCTGGCGGAGGAGGGCATCAACATCCAGATGATTTCCACCTCTGAAATCAAGATTTCAGTAGTAATTGACGAAAAATACCTGGAACTCGCAGTGCGGGTTCTGCATAAGGCGTTCGAGTTGGAACAGACCGCCTGA
- the dctP gene encoding TRAP transporter substrate-binding protein DctP → MIKFKRIGILAMLAAAALAGSALAGPTVLRASHQFPGGKGDARDEMVQMIAREAKAADVGLDIQVYPGASLFKPNEQWNAMVNGQLDISSFPLDYASGKVRDFSATLMPGLVRSHARAARLNDSPFMKDIKAKIEKAGVIVLADAWLAGAVASKKGCIRKPEDIKGLKIRSAGPTFAAMWQQAGGSVVNIPSNEVYNALQTGVIEATDTSTGSFVSFRIYEQVKCITAPGDNALWFMYEPVLMSKKSFDKLDKKQQEVLLKAGKKAQDYFAKAAPGLDEEMVNTFKKNNVEVVTMSPAEYDAWLKVARESSYVEFAKEVPDGKKLIDEALAVK, encoded by the coding sequence ATGATAAAGTTCAAGCGAATTGGCATATTGGCCATGCTGGCGGCCGCGGCGCTGGCCGGTTCCGCCCTTGCGGGACCGACCGTGTTGCGTGCTTCGCACCAGTTTCCAGGCGGCAAGGGCGACGCACGCGACGAGATGGTGCAGATGATCGCGCGCGAAGCCAAGGCGGCCGATGTCGGCCTCGACATTCAGGTCTATCCCGGCGCGTCGCTGTTCAAGCCCAACGAGCAGTGGAACGCGATGGTGAACGGCCAGCTCGACATCTCCTCGTTCCCGCTCGATTACGCGAGCGGCAAGGTGCGCGACTTCAGTGCTACGCTGATGCCCGGTCTCGTCCGCAGCCACGCTCGCGCTGCGCGGCTCAATGACTCGCCCTTCATGAAAGACATCAAGGCGAAGATCGAGAAGGCGGGCGTGATCGTGCTCGCCGATGCGTGGCTTGCCGGCGCGGTTGCCTCCAAGAAGGGCTGCATCCGCAAGCCGGAGGACATTAAGGGCCTGAAGATCCGTTCGGCTGGACCGACTTTCGCCGCCATGTGGCAGCAGGCCGGTGGCTCGGTCGTCAACATCCCTAGCAACGAAGTCTACAACGCGCTGCAGACCGGCGTCATCGAGGCGACCGACACCAGCACGGGCAGCTTCGTCTCGTTCCGCATCTACGAGCAGGTGAAGTGCATTACTGCGCCCGGCGACAACGCATTGTGGTTCATGTACGAGCCGGTGCTGATGTCGAAGAAGAGCTTCGACAAGCTCGACAAGAAGCAGCAGGAAGTGCTGCTCAAGGCCGGCAAGAAAGCGCAGGACTATTTCGCCAAGGCCGCTCCAGGCCTCGACGAGGAAATGGTCAATACGTTCAAGAAGAACAATGTCGAGGTCGTGACCATGAGCCCCGCCGAATACGACGCCTGGCTCAAGGTGGCGCGTGAAAGCTCCTACGTGGAGTTCGCCAAGGAAGTTCCAGACGGCAAGAAGCTGATCGACGAGGCGCTCGCCGTTAAGTGA